The following are encoded together in the Streptomyces sp. NBC_00341 genome:
- a CDS encoding FMN-dependent NADH-azoreductase yields the protein MATLLHLDSAVFPQGSASREVTAAFVEAWREQHPDGQVAYRDLAVDPLPHLDAAAAAAGAEHPLRSELAAELIAADAVLIGAPMYNFSIPSTLKAWLDHVIIAGHNTGPDSPVAGTPITVVASRGGSYAAGTPREGAEFVQNYLATLLTSMFAAEVDFIVPELTLAHSNPAMAELIPLAEASRAKALTDATEKAKSLASRLAA from the coding sequence ATGGCCACCCTCCTTCACCTCGACTCCGCTGTTTTCCCCCAGGGATCGGCGTCACGCGAGGTCACCGCCGCGTTCGTGGAGGCCTGGCGCGAGCAGCACCCCGACGGGCAGGTCGCCTACCGTGATCTCGCCGTCGACCCGCTGCCGCACCTGGACGCCGCGGCCGCCGCCGCCGGCGCCGAGCACCCGCTGCGCAGCGAACTGGCCGCCGAGCTGATCGCCGCGGACGCGGTGCTGATCGGCGCACCGATGTACAACTTCTCGATTCCGTCGACCCTGAAGGCGTGGCTCGACCACGTGATCATCGCGGGCCACAACACCGGCCCCGACAGCCCGGTGGCCGGCACCCCGATCACGGTCGTCGCCAGCCGCGGCGGTTCCTACGCCGCCGGCACCCCGCGCGAGGGCGCCGAGTTCGTCCAGAACTATCTGGCGACGCTGCTGACGTCCATGTTCGCCGCCGAGGTCGACTTCATCGTCCCGGAGCTCACCCTGGCCCACAGCAATCCGGCGATGGCCGAGCTGATCCCGCTCGCCGAGGCCTCCCGCGCGAAGGCGCTCACCGACGCCACGGAGAAGGCCAAGAGCCTCGCATCCCGACTCGCTGCCTGA
- a CDS encoding DUF3662 and FHA domain-containing protein: MGVMKRFEQRLEGLVNGTFAKVFKSEVQPVEIAGALQRECDNNATIWNRERTVVPNDFIVELSAPDYERLSPYSGQLGDELSGLVRDYAKQQRYTFMGPIKVHLEKADDLDTGLYRVRSRTLASSSSQQGQPEQQGFQNQPGQSAAPPRTGHGRPAAPQAPGGYGYPPTSAPPMPAAPPPGAGRPAAPASDRRPPANPSPLPNTQVRRWIEINGTRHQISRPTLVMGRSTDADVRIDDPGVSRRHCEIRTGTPSTIQDLGSTNGIVVDGQHTTRATLRDGSRIVVGNTTIVYRQAEG; encoded by the coding sequence ATGGGAGTCATGAAGCGTTTCGAGCAACGTCTCGAAGGTCTCGTCAATGGCACTTTCGCCAAGGTCTTCAAGTCCGAGGTGCAGCCGGTCGAGATCGCTGGAGCTCTCCAGCGGGAGTGCGACAACAACGCCACCATCTGGAACCGCGAGCGGACCGTCGTCCCCAACGACTTCATCGTCGAACTCAGCGCACCCGACTACGAGCGGCTCAGCCCGTACTCGGGCCAACTGGGCGACGAGCTCTCGGGTCTGGTCCGGGACTACGCCAAGCAGCAGCGGTACACCTTCATGGGCCCCATCAAGGTCCACCTGGAGAAGGCCGACGACCTCGACACCGGTCTCTACCGGGTACGCAGCCGCACGCTGGCATCGAGTTCGTCACAGCAGGGCCAGCCCGAGCAGCAGGGTTTCCAGAACCAGCCCGGACAGTCCGCCGCCCCGCCCCGTACCGGCCACGGGCGCCCTGCCGCCCCGCAGGCCCCCGGCGGCTACGGCTACCCGCCCACCTCCGCCCCGCCCATGCCCGCGGCCCCGCCGCCGGGCGCGGGGCGTCCCGCAGCACCCGCATCCGACCGGCGCCCGCCGGCCAATCCCAGCCCCCTGCCGAACACGCAGGTGCGACGCTGGATCGAGATCAATGGCACCCGCCATCAGATCTCCCGCCCGACGTTGGTGATGGGCCGCAGCACCGACGCCGACGTGCGGATCGACGACCCCGGCGTATCCCGCCGGCACTGTGAGATCCGGACCGGAACGCCCTCGACGATCCAGGATCTCGGGTCTACCAACGGCATCGTGGTAGACGGGCAGCACACAACCCGCGCTACGCTCCGCGACGGCTCGCGGATCGTCGTGGGCAACACCACCATCGTTTACCGGCAAGCCGAAGGGTGA
- a CDS encoding J domain-containing protein — protein MTHEAAGVPTTRNDDDRQDDDRQDQDVQDQGSQDQDRNRQDQDRQDERPGRPDGAHAATAPPAGAPADGAGGGPAEQPRPEARLAHAVRVAEQALIEFEIAVETFRVEVENFSRLHHQRLGPMYARLDELDAQIAEARAARTGDPEDLRKAQEARAVVMPMPGVDELFHDWMDSDGLSPEASAMLTEQPVRPPKRVRPTEEARKLYRELARKAHPDLAQDEEERARRDEFITRVNAAYGRGDEELLKELAQEWAAGPAAPETELGEADELYARLNWLTQRKELLTVLAQELEQSAIGAMLRMAPDDPDHLLEEIADQLLGEVSQREAELAALVQ, from the coding sequence GTGACCCACGAAGCCGCCGGGGTGCCGACCACCCGGAACGACGATGACCGGCAGGACGACGACCGGCAGGACCAGGACGTGCAGGACCAGGGCTCCCAGGACCAGGACCGGAACCGGCAGGACCAGGACCGGCAGGACGAGCGGCCCGGCCGCCCGGACGGCGCGCACGCCGCGACCGCTCCCCCCGCCGGGGCGCCGGCCGACGGTGCCGGCGGCGGGCCTGCCGAGCAGCCGCGGCCCGAGGCGCGTCTCGCGCATGCCGTGCGGGTCGCCGAGCAGGCCCTGATCGAGTTCGAGATCGCGGTGGAGACCTTCCGGGTGGAGGTGGAGAACTTCTCCCGGCTGCATCACCAGCGGCTGGGCCCGATGTACGCGCGTCTCGACGAGCTCGACGCGCAGATCGCGGAGGCACGGGCCGCGAGGACCGGCGACCCCGAGGATCTGCGCAAGGCGCAGGAGGCGCGGGCGGTCGTGATGCCCATGCCGGGTGTGGACGAGCTGTTCCACGACTGGATGGACTCCGACGGGCTGTCCCCCGAGGCGAGCGCGATGCTGACCGAGCAGCCCGTCCGGCCGCCGAAGCGGGTCCGGCCGACCGAGGAGGCCCGCAAGCTGTACCGCGAGCTGGCGCGCAAGGCCCATCCGGATCTGGCCCAGGACGAGGAGGAGCGGGCCCGTCGGGACGAGTTCATCACCCGCGTCAACGCCGCCTACGGGCGTGGGGACGAGGAACTGCTCAAGGAGCTGGCCCAGGAGTGGGCGGCCGGGCCGGCCGCTCCTGAGACGGAGCTGGGCGAGGCCGATGAGCTCTACGCCCGGCTGAACTGGCTGACCCAGCGCAAGGAACTGCTGACGGTGCTCGCGCAGGAGCTGGAGCAGAGCGCGATCGGCGCCATGCTGCGGATGGCCCCGGACGATCCGGATCACCTGCTCGAAGAGATCGCGGACCAGCTGCTGGGCGAGGTGTCGCAGCGTGAGGCGGAACTGGCGGCCCTGGTGCAGTAG
- a CDS encoding Stp1/IreP family PP2C-type Ser/Thr phosphatase has product MSLSLRFAAGSHKGMIREGNEDSGYAGPRLLAIADGMGGQAAGEVASSEVISTLVQLDDDVPGSDILTSLGTAVQRANDQLRMMVEEDPQLEGMGTTLTALLWTGQRLGLVHVGDSRAYLLRDGVLTQITQDHTWVQRLVDEGRITEEEATTHPQRSLLMRALGSGDHVEPDLSIREVRAGDRYLICSDGLSGVVSHQTMEETLASYQGPQETIQDLIQLALRGGGPDNITCIVADVFDVDGNDTLAGQLNDTPVIVGAVAENQAAQLNDGGAMQTPAGRAAGLGRPVPPPSGGFGPPGSGDDSGYDGMPDGSFGSYSDEDFVKPGGRKWLKRSLYVVLALAVIGGGLYGGYRWTQTQFYVGAKNDNVALYRGISQDLAWVSLSKVENDHPEIELKYLPPYQRKQVEATITEGNLADAREKIDELSAQATACKKDAQRRAAEKNAPSDEGQAGGTDTDTNKSSGKSDTTKTNKTSATPTPGPSLSEEEKKLVPQCGKQ; this is encoded by the coding sequence ATGAGTCTTTCCCTGCGCTTCGCCGCCGGATCGCACAAGGGCATGATCAGGGAAGGCAACGAGGACTCCGGCTACGCCGGACCCCGCCTTCTCGCCATCGCCGACGGAATGGGCGGACAGGCGGCGGGTGAGGTCGCCAGTTCCGAGGTGATCTCCACGCTCGTCCAGCTGGACGACGACGTACCCGGTTCCGACATCCTCACCTCGCTCGGTACGGCGGTCCAGCGGGCCAACGACCAGCTGCGCATGATGGTCGAGGAGGACCCGCAGCTGGAGGGCATGGGCACCACGCTCACCGCCCTCCTGTGGACCGGTCAGCGGCTCGGCCTCGTACATGTCGGTGACTCACGCGCGTACCTGCTGCGTGACGGCGTACTGACCCAGATCACGCAGGACCACACCTGGGTCCAACGGCTGGTCGACGAGGGCCGGATCACCGAGGAGGAGGCCACCACCCACCCGCAGCGCTCCCTGCTGATGCGCGCGCTGGGCAGTGGCGACCACGTCGAACCCGACCTCTCCATCCGCGAGGTCCGGGCCGGCGACCGTTATCTGATCTGCTCCGACGGCCTCTCCGGCGTTGTCTCCCACCAGACGATGGAGGAGACGCTCGCCAGCTACCAGGGGCCGCAGGAGACCATCCAGGACCTGATCCAGCTCGCTCTGCGCGGCGGTGGCCCGGACAACATCACCTGCATCGTCGCGGACGTCTTCGACGTCGACGGCAACGACACCCTGGCCGGGCAGCTCAACGACACCCCGGTCATCGTCGGCGCGGTGGCGGAGAACCAGGCCGCCCAGCTGAACGACGGCGGCGCGATGCAGACCCCCGCCGGACGGGCGGCAGGCCTCGGCCGCCCCGTCCCGCCGCCCTCGGGCGGCTTCGGCCCGCCCGGCAGCGGTGACGACTCCGGGTACGACGGAATGCCGGACGGGTCCTTCGGGTCCTACTCCGACGAGGACTTCGTCAAGCCCGGCGGCCGCAAGTGGCTCAAGAGGTCGCTGTACGTGGTGCTCGCGCTGGCGGTCATCGGCGGCGGTCTGTACGGCGGCTACCGCTGGACGCAGACCCAGTTCTACGTGGGCGCGAAGAACGACAACGTCGCGCTGTACCGGGGCATCAGCCAGGACCTCGCCTGGGTCTCGCTCTCGAAGGTGGAGAACGACCACCCCGAGATCGAACTCAAGTACCTGCCGCCCTACCAGCGCAAGCAGGTCGAGGCGACCATCACCGAGGGCAACCTCGCGGACGCCCGCGAGAAGATCGACGAACTCTCCGCCCAGGCGACTGCCTGCAAGAAGGACGCACAGCGCCGCGCAGCCGAGAAGAACGCCCCCAGTGACGAGGGCCAGGCCGGCGGTACGGACACGGACACCAACAAGTCGTCCGGAAAGTCCGACACCACCAAGACCAACAAGACTTCAGCGACTCCCACTCCTGGTCCCAGCCTCTCGGAGGAAGAGAAGAAGCTGGTCCCGCAGTGCGGTAAGCAGTAA
- a CDS encoding FtsW/RodA/SpoVE family cell cycle protein encodes MSVVTNTTTIGAIDAPSRRNTELMMMVFAIAISVFAYANVGLAIDGSLPSGMFGYGAGLILLGGVAHLVVRKFAPYADPLLLPLATLLNGLGLVLIWRLDQSPRLIQRAEYLYGSYSPDAPKQLLYSAIGVALFVAVLIVLKDHRILQRYTYISMVAALILLVIPMFFPAVNGAKIWISLGSFTIQPGEFAKILIAVFFSGYLMVKRDALALASRRFMGMYLPRGRDLGPIITIWALSILILVFETDLGTSLLFFGLFVVMLYVATERTSWIVFGLLMSAAGAVGVASFEPHVQERVNAWLEPFSKATMAQSDQIAQSLMSFGSGGTLGTGLGQGHSDLIMFAANADFILSTVGEELGLAGMMAVLLIYGLIVERGVRTALAARDPFGKLLAIGLSGAFAIQVFVVAGGVMGLIPLSGMTMPFLAYGGSSVLANWALIAILIRISDTARRPAPAPAPTSDAEMTQVVRP; translated from the coding sequence ATGAGCGTTGTCACCAACACGACCACGATCGGCGCGATCGACGCACCGAGCCGGCGCAACACCGAACTGATGATGATGGTCTTCGCCATCGCCATCTCGGTGTTCGCCTACGCCAACGTGGGTCTCGCCATTGACGGGAGCCTCCCGTCCGGCATGTTCGGTTACGGAGCGGGGCTCATCCTGCTCGGCGGCGTCGCCCACCTCGTGGTGCGCAAGTTCGCCCCGTACGCGGACCCGCTGCTCCTGCCGCTGGCCACCCTGCTCAACGGCCTCGGCCTGGTGCTGATCTGGCGACTGGACCAGTCGCCCAGGCTGATCCAGCGAGCGGAGTACCTGTACGGCTCGTACAGCCCGGACGCCCCCAAGCAGCTGCTGTACTCGGCCATCGGCGTCGCGCTCTTCGTCGCCGTACTGATCGTCCTCAAGGACCACCGCATCCTCCAGCGCTACACGTACATCTCGATGGTCGCGGCGCTGATCCTGCTGGTCATCCCGATGTTCTTCCCCGCGGTGAACGGCGCGAAGATCTGGATCAGCCTCGGCTCGTTCACCATCCAGCCGGGCGAGTTCGCCAAGATCCTCATCGCCGTGTTCTTCTCCGGCTACCTCATGGTCAAGCGGGACGCGCTGGCACTGGCCAGCCGCCGTTTCATGGGGATGTACCTGCCGCGCGGACGCGACCTCGGCCCGATCATCACCATCTGGGCCCTGTCGATCCTGATCCTCGTCTTCGAGACCGACCTCGGTACGTCCCTGCTGTTCTTCGGTCTGTTCGTCGTCATGCTGTACGTCGCCACCGAGCGGACCAGCTGGATCGTCTTCGGTCTGCTGATGTCGGCAGCCGGTGCGGTGGGGGTGGCGTCCTTCGAGCCTCACGTGCAGGAACGAGTGAACGCCTGGCTCGAACCGTTCTCCAAGGCGACGATGGCGCAGAGCGACCAGATCGCCCAGTCCCTCATGTCATTCGGTTCCGGCGGCACACTCGGCACCGGCCTTGGCCAGGGACACTCGGACCTGATCATGTTCGCCGCCAACGCGGACTTCATCCTCTCCACCGTCGGCGAGGAGCTGGGGCTGGCCGGGATGATGGCCGTCCTGCTGATCTACGGGCTGATCGTCGAGCGGGGCGTCCGCACCGCCCTCGCAGCCCGTGACCCCTTCGGCAAGCTCCTCGCGATCGGCCTCTCCGGCGCCTTCGCAATCCAGGTCTTCGTGGTGGCCGGCGGCGTCATGGGACTCATCCCGCTCAGCGGTATGACCATGCCCTTCCTCGCATACGGTGGTTCGTCCGTACTGGCCAACTGGGCACTGATCGCCATCCTGATCCGGATCAGCGACACCGCCCGCCGCCCCGCCCCGGCCCCCGCGCCGACCTCCGACGCCGAGATGACCCAGGTGGTCCGACCGTGA
- a CDS encoding penicillin-binding protein 2 — protein sequence MNKPLRRIAIFCGVLIFALLARTNYLQYVKADELNTRDENRRVRIERYAHERGDIIVDGGKAVTGSKETEDSDFKYKRVWQDGPMWAPVTGYSSQAFGATQLESIEDGILTGNDDQLFFDRTMSMFTGDKKQGGNVVTTLNSAAQKAAFTGLGDKKGAVAALDPQTGAILALASTPSYDPSTFAGNSDKDSKAWQTLQKDKDKPMLNRALRETYPPGSTFKIVTAAAALENELYTDIDAKTNSPVPFRMPQTTQDLPNEGNIQCENVSLREALRISCNTVFGKISDDLGNQKMIDEADKFGFNKEVFTPVRADASVYPKDNPPQNAMAGIGQASNRATPLQMAMVASAVANDGKLMQPYMVAKRQSPSLDDIYTHEPEQLSQPLSGENAQKLQEMMKTVVESGTGSNAKIPGVTVGGKTGTAQHGLGNSENPYAWFVSYAKTDSGSPVAVAVVVEDSKATRDDISGGGLAAPIAKKVMQAVIDSKK from the coding sequence GTGAACAAGCCCCTGCGCCGGATCGCGATCTTCTGCGGCGTCCTCATCTTCGCCCTGCTCGCGCGGACCAACTACCTCCAGTACGTGAAGGCCGACGAGCTCAACACCCGCGACGAGAACCGCCGCGTCCGCATCGAGCGGTACGCCCACGAGCGCGGCGACATCATCGTCGACGGCGGCAAGGCCGTCACCGGGTCCAAGGAGACCGAGGACAGCGACTTCAAGTACAAGCGGGTCTGGCAGGACGGCCCCATGTGGGCCCCGGTCACCGGCTACTCCTCGCAGGCCTTCGGGGCCACCCAGCTGGAAAGCATCGAGGACGGCATCCTCACCGGCAACGACGACCAGCTGTTCTTCGACCGCACCATGTCGATGTTCACCGGCGACAAGAAGCAGGGCGGCAACGTCGTCACCACGCTCAACTCCGCCGCGCAGAAGGCCGCCTTCACGGGGCTCGGTGACAAGAAGGGCGCCGTCGCCGCCCTCGACCCGCAGACCGGCGCCATCCTGGCACTCGCCAGCACGCCCTCGTACGACCCCTCGACTTTCGCGGGCAACTCCGACAAGGACTCCAAGGCCTGGCAGACGCTCCAGAAGGACAAGGACAAGCCGATGCTCAACAGGGCGTTGCGCGAGACCTACCCGCCCGGTTCGACCTTCAAGATCGTCACCGCGGCCGCCGCCCTGGAGAACGAGCTCTACACCGACATCGACGCCAAGACGAATTCGCCGGTGCCCTTCCGTATGCCCCAGACCACCCAGGACCTGCCGAACGAGGGCAACATCCAGTGCGAGAACGTCTCGCTCCGGGAGGCGCTGCGGATTTCCTGCAACACCGTCTTCGGCAAGATCAGCGATGACCTCGGCAACCAGAAGATGATCGACGAGGCCGACAAGTTCGGCTTCAACAAGGAAGTCTTCACCCCGGTCCGCGCCGACGCGAGCGTCTACCCCAAGGACAACCCGCCGCAGAACGCGATGGCCGGCATCGGTCAGGCGTCCAACCGCGCCACCCCGCTCCAGATGGCCATGGTGGCCTCCGCGGTCGCCAACGACGGCAAGCTGATGCAGCCGTACATGGTCGCCAAGCGGCAGTCGCCCAGCCTGGACGACATCTACACCCACGAGCCGGAGCAGCTCAGCCAGCCCCTGTCGGGTGAGAACGCCCAGAAGCTCCAGGAAATGATGAAGACCGTCGTCGAGTCGGGCACGGGCAGTAACGCCAAGATCCCCGGCGTCACCGTCGGCGGCAAGACGGGTACGGCCCAGCACGGTCTCGGCAACAGTGAGAACCCGTACGCCTGGTTCGTCTCGTACGCGAAGACCGACAGCGGCTCCCCCGTCGCCGTCGCCGTGGTCGTCGAGGACAGCAAGGCCACCCGCGACGACATCTCCGGTGGCGGCCTGGCGGCCCCCATCGCGAAGAAGGTCATGCAGGCGGTCATCGACAGCAAGAAGTGA
- a CDS encoding DUF2252 domain-containing protein — protein sequence MGEIEATVRVQRALDGDPRIPVVPGFARRAYPKGSGGPRSPRDAGKALRERVPRSSHASLVLPEGRPDAVRAVEESNRGRVPELTPIRVGRMAATPFAFLRGSAGLMAHDLVGTPVTGVAAQLCGDAHAANFGLYGDARGNLVIDLNDFDETVTGPWEWDLKRLATSLVLAGREAGADEETCRRGAYDTVGAYRRTMRLLAKLPALDAWNAIADEELVSHTDARDLLGTLERVSEKARNNTSARFAAKSTEESGDGGRRFVDAPPVLRRVPDAEAAAVAAGLADYLGTVSPDRVPLLARYAIHDVAFRVVGTGSVGTRSYVVLLLDHRGEPLVLQVKEARPSVLAPHLPAAGFEVPEVAHEGRRVVLGQKRMQVVSDILLGWTTVDGRPFQVRQFRNRKGSVDPAALAADQVDDYGRMTGALLARAHAHSADPRLIAGYCGKNDELDEAVAAFAVTYADRTEADHAELVRAIGAGRTAAEPGV from the coding sequence ATGGGTGAGATCGAAGCGACGGTGCGGGTACAGCGGGCCTTGGACGGGGATCCGCGTATTCCGGTCGTGCCCGGGTTCGCCCGGCGCGCGTATCCGAAGGGGTCCGGGGGCCCGCGGTCGCCGCGAGACGCGGGCAAGGCGCTGCGTGAGCGGGTGCCCCGGTCCTCGCACGCGTCGTTGGTCCTGCCCGAGGGCAGGCCCGACGCGGTCAGGGCGGTCGAGGAGTCGAACCGGGGCCGGGTGCCCGAGCTCACGCCGATCCGGGTGGGGCGGATGGCCGCCACCCCGTTCGCCTTTCTCCGGGGTTCGGCCGGGCTGATGGCCCACGATCTGGTGGGCACCCCTGTCACCGGGGTGGCGGCCCAGCTCTGCGGCGACGCCCACGCGGCCAACTTCGGTCTGTACGGCGATGCGCGCGGCAACCTGGTCATCGACCTGAACGACTTCGACGAGACCGTGACCGGGCCGTGGGAGTGGGATCTCAAGCGTCTGGCCACCTCGCTGGTGCTCGCGGGCCGTGAGGCGGGCGCGGACGAGGAGACGTGCCGCAGGGGCGCGTACGACACGGTGGGCGCCTACCGGCGGACGATGCGGCTGTTGGCCAAGCTGCCCGCGCTCGACGCCTGGAACGCCATCGCGGACGAGGAGCTCGTCTCGCACACGGACGCGCGTGATCTGCTCGGCACGCTGGAGCGGGTCTCCGAGAAGGCCCGCAACAACACCAGCGCCCGCTTCGCCGCGAAGTCCACGGAGGAATCGGGGGACGGCGGACGCCGGTTCGTCGACGCACCCCCGGTGCTGCGCCGGGTACCGGACGCGGAGGCCGCGGCCGTGGCGGCGGGGCTCGCTGACTACCTGGGCACCGTCTCACCGGACCGGGTGCCGCTGCTCGCCCGGTACGCGATCCACGATGTGGCGTTCCGGGTGGTCGGCACGGGGAGCGTGGGCACCCGGTCCTATGTGGTGCTGCTGCTGGACCACCGGGGCGAGCCGCTGGTGCTTCAGGTGAAGGAGGCCAGGCCCTCGGTGCTGGCGCCCCATCTGCCCGCTGCCGGGTTCGAGGTGCCGGAGGTGGCGCACGAGGGGCGCCGGGTGGTGCTCGGGCAGAAGCGGATGCAGGTCGTCAGCGACATCCTGCTCGGCTGGACGACCGTGGACGGGCGGCCCTTCCAGGTGCGGCAGTTCAGGAACCGCAAGGGCAGCGTCGACCCCGCGGCCCTCGCCGCCGACCAGGTCGACGACTACGGCCGGATGACCGGCGCGCTGCTGGCCCGTGCGCACGCGCACAGCGCCGACCCGAGGCTCATCGCGGGCTACTGCGGCAAGAACGACGAGCTGGACGAGGCGGTGGCCGCGTTCGCGGTGACCTACGCGGACCGTACGGAGGCGGACCACGCCGAGCTCGTGCGGGCGATAGGCGCGGGCCGGACAGCAGCCGAGCCGGGGGTGTGA
- a CDS encoding helix-turn-helix domain-containing protein, with protein MADHSEQACRRVDVSISRVFELFGKRWTGPIVSVLMQQPVHFADLRRAIPGISERMLSDRLSELGTAGLVVREVDEGPPLRVSYRLTQAGAAMEPALKELGRWAETHLTDGGGDC; from the coding sequence ATGGCGGATCACAGCGAGCAGGCGTGCCGACGGGTCGACGTGAGCATCAGCCGCGTCTTCGAGCTGTTCGGCAAGCGTTGGACGGGGCCGATCGTCTCCGTGCTGATGCAGCAGCCCGTGCACTTCGCCGATCTGCGGCGAGCGATTCCCGGCATCAGTGAGCGCATGCTCTCGGACCGGCTGTCCGAACTGGGGACGGCGGGCCTGGTGGTCCGGGAGGTCGACGAGGGGCCGCCGCTGCGGGTTTCGTACCGCCTGACCCAGGCCGGCGCCGCGATGGAGCCCGCGCTCAAGGAGCTGGGGCGCTGGGCGGAGACGCATCTGACGGACGGCGGGGGCGACTGCTAG
- a CDS encoding FHA domain-containing protein → MSELTLTVMRLGFLAVLWLFVIVAVQVIRSDLFGTRVTQRGSRRTANDARPPQARQTAAAPPQQRQQPGRQRRGAPTKLVVSEGTLTGTTVALQGQTISLGRAHDSTIVLDDDYASSRHARIYPDRDGQWIVEDLGSTNGTYLDRTRLTTPTPVPLGAPIRIGKTVIELRK, encoded by the coding sequence ATGTCAGAGCTGACCCTTACGGTCATGCGGCTAGGTTTCCTGGCTGTTCTGTGGCTGTTCGTGATCGTGGCCGTCCAGGTCATCCGCAGCGACCTGTTCGGAACGCGCGTAACGCAGCGCGGCTCACGCCGCACTGCGAACGACGCACGCCCGCCACAGGCACGCCAAACCGCCGCGGCACCGCCGCAGCAACGCCAGCAGCCCGGCCGCCAGCGCCGGGGAGCGCCGACCAAGCTGGTCGTGTCCGAGGGCACCCTCACCGGCACCACGGTGGCGCTCCAGGGGCAGACCATCTCGCTGGGCCGCGCCCATGACTCAACGATCGTGCTGGACGACGACTACGCGTCCAGCAGGCATGCCAGGATCTACCCCGACCGTGACGGCCAGTGGATCGTCGAGGATCTCGGGTCCACCAACGGCACGTATCTGGACCGGACCCGTCTCACCACCCCGACGCCTGTTCCGCTGGGCGCGCCGATCCGGATCGGCAAGACCGTCATCGAGCTGCGGAAGTAG